The DNA region tttagTGGGAAAACAAATAACTGTAACAATTTAATGGGCCTAGTGGAAAATAATATAGTATAGTAATATTGTTCTCTTATATGAATTTGTAACGGTTTCTCGAACTTCACAGAAAATAGAACGAAAGAATCCTCTGTTCTAACAAAGACATTTTAAATCAGAAAAATTGCCCCAGTTTGGAAAGTTAAAATGTATTTGGCAgaaccttttcttttctctttaagAAGAAAGTAATCTAACATACAGGTCGGGGAGTGAATTTTTTAAAACTATTACAAAATCTAACTACATACATTTATTTTTCGTAAACTTAACTTGATAACCAAAAAAATAAGATAACTTCTACGTCACAAATAAGATAACCAGATAAGTAATACGTTACCTATTGATAAAACTAATTTATTTTACATATATAGATTAAtttagaaaacaaataaaaatTAAACATTCGTTTCTTCTTTTTATCGCAAAGACTACTCAGGGATTGCATCTACACGATCACCATGTAATAACGTTTATAGTCCTGCTTTAATTCTagttaattcacttccattcagCAAAAAAACaaatgagaaagaaaaaaaaaatactactatTAGGTAATATTCTTTATTCAAATCTTGGTGAATATAGTTATTGGGGGCAAGAACTTACCTAACGACCTAACTCAATGGCACATATGTTTGCTTTTGGCTCAACAAAACTTATGAATTTGACCCTTGAGTTACACCATCATCAAGTCAAAAAACGCGTATATCATACGTAGTACGTTAGGCGTTACAAAGTACATTCACTTTCTTTTCTCATGTCTAACATGTGCACTCTTTCTTTAGAAGTTTACCTAAAAAATTATCAGCCTTTCTATATAACCCACCCTCGATCATAACCACCACATTTATTAAAtcataattaatatatatatatatatttcttttaaATTTAAAACTACTTATGATaaattaatatattttgatatattttaTTGAATCtaagtaagttttttttttttaccttcacTTGACACTTATGATGCTTGTATTAATaagtactcccttcgtttcaTAATAAATGATATTTTTaccttttcattttatttcaaaataagttgtGTTTCACAAAATTAAGAAAGCATTAATTTTTTTCgtccaattttacccttatttaaaaaaatgAAGTTTTATATAATCAAGAAATTATTAAAGAATACCTTTTTGTCAAATCATTTAATCAAGGTTAAGTTAGTAAAAATATTTCTTATTAAGACTATGTGTTCAAACTAAAAACATGAAGCACTTAATGCAATAGTTGAAGGCACGATAccctgttaaaaaaaaaaaaagggagttgGAAAAAGTTGCTCCAACGTACCTGGGAAAAAAATTGGAAAGGAGCAAACAAAACAACCCCTCCAATAAATACTCTTGAAATTCTCTCTCTACGAAGGTTCGTGGAAGCTCACTTATGGAGTCCTACTTAACCTCCTCCCTCCCTTCCTCTTTCCTTCCTCACCATCAACATTTGTCTTCAATCTTATTTCTCTTCATTCAATTGCTTTTTCTCAACTACCATGAAGCTCATCAAGAACTTCCCCACAATTAACCTCTTCAAGTCCAAAAAATCAACCCGCTCCAGCTCCATTTCCAGATCCGGGTCTGACCCGTCTTTCAGCTCCGGCACAACAACATCGTCTTCCTCATCATTGGAAAACTCACATAACAAAGGCGGAGTTTCTACTCCTACGAGTGTTTTGCCCACTTTATCAAACGAGATCTCCGCCGATGACTGGTCGGAGATCTCTACCGCCGGCGTATACTCCGACATCGTCAAATCGTTTTCAGTCATCGACAGTAACAACTCCGGTAAGTCTATGAGGAACGAAATAATATTATTTTATTCTAAATATCATAAAATAATCTCTACAGTCAAATTTCTAATCTATGAAAATAGTTAATAGTTAGCTATGTATTTATAATACTATTTGTGTCTAAATTCATGTGATATAgttcaaatttttttattttaatcgtGAAATTGGACAGGTAAGCTTTAAAtctttttaatattttaataatttaaaatattaaaaggATACGAATAAATCGCGATCAATAATTTTTGTATTTGACACTCGAAATCCTAATGATATCAAAATGGGACAGAGGAAGTAGTGGTAAAACTACTTTGATTTATAAGTTTGATTATAAATCGTAACTAAagatgaattaaaatattattctaTCTGTCTAAAATTATGTGATAGACTTTTGCTTGTAAtcaatacatttttatatttaaaaataatttaatttaatttttttctttgtaaGTTTAATAATtagccacacaaatatcaatTTATTTTAAACCACAAATTTTATAAATTTCTTTCTTTCATAAAGTGCTTGTCCAGCGAAACTATATCACATGATTTGAGACAGACAGAGTAAATCCTAATCATTCTCGATTATCTAATTATTTTTACCAACAGGTAAGATAAGGAAGGAACAACTCGAGGCAATTTTAACCAGAATCGGCGGTAAATCACCACCAAGCGAAGAGGAATTAGAACTATTGCTTGATGAAGTAGATAAGAATGGAGATGGATGTATAAATCTAGAGGATTTTGGACTTATTAACTCAGCGTTTGATCCAACGGTTGAAGATGCATCTGAGCTGAAAGATGCATTTGATTTCTTTGATGAAGATCATGATGGGAAAATAACTGCTGAGGAGCTGTTTAATGTGTTTAATATGATTGGCGATGCAAGGTGCACGTTAGAGGATTGTAGGCGCATGATAGCAAGTGTAGATAAAAATGGAGATGGGTTCGTGTGCTTTGAGGATTTCTGCCTTATGATGGAACACCAGAGatgaaaaatgtaaaaaaaagaaaattgggAAAATATTGTTTTATGGGCTGGGATTAATTAGGACCCTTGATCAGGTCAATCTAAAGGCTAGGATTGATCTACATTTGGAAAGATGTTTGGAGCTGCCGTAtggtatatttttatatataaaaatgagAACAAATTCCTTCCTTTTCATCCTATGATGATATATGGGTGCATTAGTTAGTTCTTATATTTATCTTTATTTTATGACTACCGGAATGATATTGTTATTTTTTGGGCTCTTttattatgtgtttttttttttaaattgtggaGTACAGTGGATATGTTGTAGAAAATAACGCAaataatattaaaatataatCAATGGTGTAAAACAATAAAAAGTCTTTTAAATTATTGTTAGAGATGATTTGATGGGGGGCAATGTAAATATACTAAAAgaattatgaatttgatgataaaTTTAGAATTtactctcttttttatttttacttattcACGATGAATTTTGCACATCTCTTAAGTCTAGAAGATTTTAGACTTATCAGTTTCGCATTTGAACTGCCGGTTGAAGATGCTGATTATTTTATGAAGAGCATGATGGGAGAATTAACTGCCGAGGAGTTGTTCAACGTGTTTAGTATGATCAGCGATGCGGTGCACGCTAGAGGATTCTAGGTGTATGATAGCAAGTGTAGATAAAAATGGAGATGGATTCGGGTGCTTGGAAAAGATCTCTTGTTTTCTGTTTTTGGGAAAATAATTGTGTTTAATTAAGGGTTGGGATTAATTAGGACCCTTGATCAGGTCAATCTTCTAATGGCTAGGATTGATCTATATTTGGAAGAATTATCGAGATGTCCTATAGAGTCAAACATCTCTATAGTGTTAGCGTTTGTCCGGAAAATGATTGTTATAGTGAGATATTGTTATGCATGTACACTGACATTCGATAGTTAGATCTCATTTAGCTTTTATGAACAAAAGTACGCAAACAATTAGCtttttgtactttttatgttataaacgaaaataatatacttgtaaattttagaatctcaattgattttcataactcataaattaaaaattaaaaagactaataaattactattaaatccataactagttgtatCACAcaaataaagaattaaaatctatggaacatatgcattttaaattaattgagaatttaaatatttcaagtttgatgaAAGAACTCTACAATTTAGGTTGTTTCATAAATTCTaatctcttagtgataatataatgcttgaattgacgaagaattttgtccaaactttcagcaaaaggtGATTCAATAGCTTTCTCTTGAAGACTGGCTAAGTGCTTAACAGTTGACTGTTCTATCTCCACAGTAGGTTGAGGCTCTTCATCGAAACTTTTGTtgtcacataatatatttcttacaaaatattattacacgctatttgagtatgactgttatagagaggtaattttacaaagagtgtaccgctataatggaTGACATTGCTGTTATAGGcagaatgctgttatagagaagtaaaatataacatgaaaaatcggttccggAGAAAATCAGGTCGTTATAGTAAAATGTtattataacgaatgacaattatagagaggtttgactgtatatataAAAATGGGGACAATTTCCTTCCATTTTTACCCATGATATATGGAGCATTAATTCTATATTTCTCTTTAGACTTTATGATATATTGGCATAGTATTGTTCTTTTATGGGCTCTTTTAATTatgatttctttattttttttatcaaaaaaggTCCAAATCTGCCATTTTACTATACAAAATTATGCGGATATGCCCGTCGTTAAAAGATGGTCTCACATATGTCCTTATTGTTACTTTTTGAGTTACTCATGCCCTTGATTTAACGGAAACCCAATAAAAATATTGGGGGTAGATTTGTGCAgtttcgcatagtataggggtatatttgatccatTAGAATTCCTAAATTttataacaaaaaataaaaatatggcacaaaatatcattgcattccaaaacataaaaaatatttGCAATTACAATCCATGCATCCACTATTACATTACATgtaaattatacaactaaaagattaAATGCAACTACAACCATCTTTTAAAGGTTGTTTTCATAGACGAGCACCATTTTTCCTTTTCAAAAGATTTGTTTTACTAATGATgatatcatttttatttttcaatttgttgatgatCTGGATATTTTTCGTCTTTCCAGTCCCGATATCTACACGATAATGCATGCAATAACTGCCGcacaaacatatacataaaaaaaaaattcattacaTATTTGCCACTAAAATAAATCACAAGGAAAAAGAGATAACTTAAATTGGTCTTATGACACCTGAAAAAAAGGTCTCCTGCAGTGCTGAAACTTTGATAACAATAATAGAGAGACTATTACATTTTAAGCATTTATACGGTCTTACATAAAATTCAATGTAGTCTGGCCCTTTCGTGAATTCCACACATAACATAAATTTAGTAGATCTGTAATGACTTACATTAGacctgtgattttttttttttgtgacagatctgtaatgatttttttttatgtttatgttttgtgCGGCAGTTGTTGCAGGCATTATCGTGTAGATATTAGGACTAGAAAGACGAAAAATATCCAGAAAAAACTATTCAGAAcatcaacaaattgaaaaataaaaatgatattatcattagtaaaacaAATCTTTTGAAAAGGAAAAATGGTGCTCTTATTTGTGAAAAAAATCTTTAAAAGATGGTTGTAATTGCATTtgatcttttagttgtataatttagaTGTAATGTAATGGTGGATGCATAGATTGTAATTGTAaatgttttttatgttttggaatgcaatgatattttgtgtcatatttttattttttgtcataATATTTAAGAATTTCAgtggatcaaatatgcccctatactatgcgaaacTGCACAAATCTgctctccaatatttttgttGGGTTTCCGTTAAATCAAGGGTATGAGTAACCCAAAAAGTAACGCTAAGGGCATATGCGAGATCACTTTTTAACGACGGGTATATCCGTACAATTTCGTATAGTAAAAGGGCACATCTGGACCTTTTCTGTTCTTTTATTTTAGCTCCGCGTAAATTACATAACTAATATATTATAATCAATTAAATATACTTTTACTGTAAAATATCTTTACATTACTATTGGGTGTCATTTAATTAGAAGCGAAGCTACAATGTTACATGCGGGTTCAAATGAATCCATTATCATGCATTTAGTATTTTGTAGTTTTTTCAGTATAAGCAAATACCAAAATTATTTTATATTGGATTCAACCGCTGATCCTAATATCAAGAGATTAGCAATCACTAGATAATAAAGCACATAGACATCAACATATCCTTGACTATCTTATACTACTTTTTACTTTAAAAATATGGGTAAGATTGTAAGTAAATCTTTATCTAATTTTAAATCAAATACAAGCCTTTTGCTTAAAAAAATACATGTTTTTCtttatatatcgtatatttaatTATCAATATAATGAGCCAAACATTGGTTAAAAAatatccccacttaataatttgAAAATTATAAAACCTGATATTACACTTTCTAAATCAAATTCCAACAGTAACTTAGCGTAAGTAAATTTTGAACAGGGTTGGATAATGattcatttattaatttaatCTATTTCATTCCTCTCAAATATCCAAATTGTTCATTTGTTACCCCTAATTTTAACTACGAATAAATGACTCTTAATGTATACTAATTTAAATTCCAACCCTAAAGGAAACATCATTAGATTGTTGAAATCTACTTCTCAAAGATGAGAGGTTAAATCTGTCGGGAAAAGATAAGATCAAAGAAAATGGTCAGATCTTATGCTTATGATTTACCATCTACATAAAAAACAGTAATAATTATATAATTATATTAACTCATTATTCCAAGCAATATTGTAATTTGCCAGTCAAAAGTCTTGTCATTTATTTAGTGGCGGGACATAAATATCCTGTCCGAATAAAATTTTACGAACCTAAGAATCCGAATTTATCACTTCCAAGCTAGTAGAGataggtattttttttttttttttttagttttattctTTTCTGGTTAATCTATATCAATGAATTCACAAGAGTGACCGAGTTGGTTGAGCAGATAATTTTCCAAATGAGGGGTCTTAGCTAGGTTTGAAATCCACTACATGTTTTCTTGGTCTAGCTCGTGCACGGTTTACTTTTCTTGTGTGGTTTACGAACTATTACAATAGAGCGTGGTTTATATTGTGTGCACCTAAAGGATAATTGTTGCGGATTCCccagtaaaaataaaaaatttatatcaATATAGGTACAGTTTTAAACGATACAAAAGTCTGAAATTTGGATACATCGACATAAGTGTTTCTTCTCTTTTTTATCCCCaaaaaaattcattcaacttcggAGACTATCCAattacacacacaaaaaaaaaaaaaaaaaaaagtttatccaACCTCGCAAGAATTTAAAAACAAAATTGATGCATGCCAAACTTTAAAAGggattattttagacaaagatTATCTTGGAAAAATTCGCTACTTGCATTTCTAACTTAAAAAAAGAATTGTTTGTAAACTTCTCTTGCATTTCTAACTAAAATAATATTTGCAAACTTCTCGTGTTCATATATGACTTTCATGTTCATATTATGATTTTCGCAACTTGATGATACTACCTAGAAATTGCATGCCATAAAGATAATAAGTTCCATAGCTTTAACAAAGAAGGAGACAGCCTTTTTTCCTGATATAACGGAGGGTGAGATATATTATATTATAATTTAATGCCTTTGTTAAATTTCGGCGAAGTTTCATATTGCTTTTGTAAGAAGCAAAGAAGGATACATATGTTTTTGCGGTTATATATGTTTGGGAAATTTTGAGTATCTTTCAATCAAGGGTATTTTCAATATTGGTGTATGCAGAATTTTGCATATGAAGACTCAACGTATTATTATAATTTGTCTTTTAAGTTAGTTATTAGATTTGAAATTTGTAGCGGTTTTCTTTTACTTCCTGATACAAATAAAttaataattattttatattattttaagcGATGCAGACCATTTATATAATAGGAATAATCAAATGTCATGTTTATTTGTTTCAATTCAATGACGAGAGAGTGAACTCTAAACATTTTCATAATTATCCAATGGTCTTCTTTCATGAAGTCCTTCATAAGCCAACCATCAAAGATATATGGCCAAGTGATAAGTACGTAGCCCTCCATTCTCAAGCAGTGCTCGAGTTTGAGCTCTGAAAATGAAATAGCCTTTGATAAGAAGTGTTTTACCTTTCGAAATGAGATTTTTCAATATAATTCCTGTTAATCAAACTCAAAAATGATACAAAACTCTATGTgaaaagtaccaaaaaaaaaaaaaaatcataaaccaAATCTGCATAACAGTTTTTTCCATCCATGTTTTTTTACTTCAGAGATTGGTAGTCTTTATATAGTATGAGTACTAGTAATCTTTTTCTAGCCATACGTTTAGAAAGACATTGATCATCCGAAAGTCAAGATAATAGAATTTTGGGACAAAGCATCTCCTTTTTGTGTCATTATTTATTATACTCCCTttgttattttctttttctttacgaGATAGTGATGCAACTTTCGTTTTTGTTTAGTGTTACTTGATGGTTAACTTCACGTATAATCACTAAACTTTATCATTGTCTTTTGTGATATTGAGGTAATTGCACAATTTTCTGGTGTAGATATTATTATCTAAATGATGATTAGTGGATAGGTGATCAAATCAACTGTGTTTAACCTTGGGGTAGATAGTGACAATTCTGATACTTTAGGGGTGATTGGTTTGCCGAAAATGAAAGATATGACGGCTAAAGCAACAAATTAAATATGCTGTCCTATGTTTTCCACATTAGTAATTACCCACAAATTAATATAGGCTTAATAAACAATTTGACCCCAGTACTTCTAGCGTTTGTAATGTTGGCTCCTAATTTTATGAGTTCTTCAATTAGACACCTCAATTTAGACGAATTTGTCAAAATATGACTTTGTATTCAATTTATATTTTAGTTTTTCTTTGTTATTGTATTCTAGGGTCTCAATTTTATGAGTTGATGTTTGCGTATAAGTAAGATTCTTGTGTTGCTTCTTTACCATAAAAGGATGTGATGGGGTGAATATGACTCATCCACCCTTAATCAAATCCTCAATCGAGTTCGAGCTTTGGATAGGTAGAAGTTCCTGTTAGGGAGTCTATCTCCCTTTGATAAGTCTTATATAGTGCGTGTACGAATTAGTACTACAAAAAATATGGTTAAGCCAATAAAAAAAATTTGCTTGACGATGTTCTTCTGCTACAG from Lycium barbarum isolate Lr01 chromosome 10, ASM1917538v2, whole genome shotgun sequence includes:
- the LOC132614488 gene encoding probable calcium-binding protein CML36, translating into MKLIKNFPTINLFKSKKSTRSSSISRSGSDPSFSSGTTTSSSSSLENSHNKGGVSTPTSVLPTLSNEISADDWSEISTAGVYSDIVKSFSVIDSNNSGKIRKEQLEAILTRIGGKSPPSEEELELLLDEVDKNGDGCINLEDFGLINSAFDPTVEDASELKDAFDFFDEDHDGKITAEELFNVFNMIGDARCTLEDCRRMIASVDKNGDGFVCFEDFCLMMEHQR